aagatggccttgatcacatGAAACAAGCAAGTAAATGATTCACATGGAGACAATCAGGCAAAATCAATTGAGATTCCAAAGTGATATCATTCAACAAAATTCTGAGGCACAACATCTCACTAGGTTTCTTAGGgttccacatttttgttttcaacacAATTCCCTGTATATTGACCACAAGAAAAACCTAGCATAATCTCAAACAGTCATGAGCAACCACAATCAAATCTTCACATCTCAATCCTATCATCTCATAGAAATCACATAAATCGAGCAAGCACACAAAATTTTTCACAATCAAAAAGAGTACTTGATATCAAAACAATGTCATCAAACTCACCATCAAGCCAAGTTCAAACATTAactagaatttgaaaataaaaacttgaaattaaaaacatgacagaaaaataaaaggtatcCCCAATATGAAGTGCAGTGACTGAGCCTGATCCATCAGCTTCAATCATCATCCCCATCCACGTCATCCTCAATTATCTCAGTTCCACCATATGAATCAACCTCTTCAGTGCCATCTTCATCCATGGCCTATGCTCCAACTCCAATTGAGGTGCCACCTCCCCCCATAGTGTAAGGCTGGTCCCCAGGCCAAGCAACGAATGCAGAGTACTCGGCTGGGGTCATAAAATCAAGGTGACTAGCTGCAAAAGCCTGCCGCATCATCGTTGCCTGTGCCTGACCTATCCTGTTGACAGCCGCCATCTGTGCACTCAAGTGTTGTAGCATCTGACGCATCTCCATCATCGAGAAGACATCCTGTGGGTCCTGGTGGGCAGGCTGAGGAGTCTGGTCGGGTCCATGGGGCTGCTGATGGTCAGGAATGGGAATGCTTGCCGCATTAGACATGCAGTATTGCCTGTAGTATGCCCCATCGATCTTCTGTCGCGACCGCTCGAATGGGGCCTCCGAAGTGTCCACCCCAGCTAATGCGCACAAGTGGGTGATGAGAGAAGGGTGGCCAAGGGGGGCCTTCGGGTTAGCAGATTGGGCAAAATCAAAGATTTCGGTAGCGATTAGTTGACCCAAACTTATCTGCCGACCCTGCAAGATGAAGTACAGAAGGATAGCACGAGTGGTGATGAGATCAGAAACGTGCGAGCAGGGGCTAATGTTGGCATGCATGAGAGCTACCCAATACTGGTTCACAGGGGTGAGGAGAGAATGTTTAATATGAAGAGGTTTGCCATTGTGGTTTCGTTGGAAGTGCCCCTTCGCAACACAAAGAACACGCTCTACATCCTCAATGTTCACGTCCTTAAACTCATCAGAACGTGCGGCAATATACTCGCAAGAGGCTAGATCTTCAGGCCAATCAGTGTTTAAGAAGGAGTTTCTGGTGATAACATCAAATGGCACCCTTCTGCCCCTGACATAACTGAGGAATGGTTCTTCCTCATCAGAGAAATGTCGAGCATTCGCGTAAAATTCTTTGACAATTGCTATGCTTGCCGGCTCAGGGTAGGTAAGGATGTGTGCCCAGTTCCTCCTTTCGAGCTCATCACCAAATTCAGGAGCATCCAAATACAACTTTTCCAGTTGCCTCTCCATCAACAATCTACGGTTCTGAATCACTTGAAAATGGTCCTCATGTTTCTTGGAGAGGAAATGGTAGCTATAGATGttgctcttcttctttttgcctTTGTTCTTCTTGTGGCCAATCGTCTTGATTCTTTTGGGGTTAGAGGATGATGCTATGCCTGTAAACAAGTTGAAGCAAATGGTTGGACATGTTAGCATGCAAAAGAGATAACCATAAGCATTCAATTAGAAGCACACAACAGGCAAAATGGATCACAATACTGTGTATGGGAACCAAAGGAAACAAGAAAAGAAGGCCAGAATATCAAAAATTGGAAAGCAAAACACAAAGGTGGGTGCAAAGTGGTGACGCTGGGCGCCAAAAAGGCCACGCTGGGCATGAAAACATGCTGGAAATCccccgtttttttttttagctttagTGACAGAGGCAGTGGCGCCCGGCGCCAGTAGGGTGGCCTGGGCGCGAGTTCTGCAGAAAAGTGTTGCAGGTGCAGGGACAATTCACAAGCACTCACAGATTTTTCCTCTAAAAAAAGTTCACAGGCAATCCAGACAGTACAAAACAGGAGCATTTTGCAAAACAAAGTGGTCCAACACACGTGAATCACAATTATGAAATGAGGGCAGAAGCAAGTGTGTACACCCCAAAACAcataaacaataacaaaaacaacaagacAACCATTGAATCTATTTGAAAGCAAAATACACTTTGAACAAACAAACATCAACcacaacaaaatcaaacaaaaattggagaaaaagcAAGGGTTATGCCTACTTGAGTTGGAGATGattggaagaagaaattgaagagtTGGACAAGTAAAAAGCAGCAACACACTTGTTCTCCCTATTTGGCAATTCACCAAACACTTGGTGGGCAGTAGAGTAAATGGGAAAGTGGTAATGTGAATGTTGAGAACTCAAAATGGTAGTGACCGTGTGTAGGGTGAGTGAAAGCTTGGAGTTGGGAGGAGAAGTGAGATGGGTTTAGTGGTGGAGAACGTGGGGGTTGCGTGATGTGTTGGTGGTTAGGGTGAGAGATAGTGGTGAACGTGAGTGGGTTGAAGGAGAGCTTGGGTTTGAAGAAGAAATGGTGATTGTGGTGTCTTGAAGAGTTGGTGGTGTTTATTGAAGTTGGGGTTTGGGAGGAAGGGAAGAGGTATTGGGTGAGATTGGTGTTTGTGGTGGAAAAGAGAATGAGAAGGTTGAAAGAGTGAAGGAGGCACAGGGTAGGATtgagaaaaatcaattaaatgGGCCTAAAGGGCCAAATGCATATCAGCCCAAGTCAGACTCAAAGTCTGCACATTCACGCTGGGCGTGACAAGAGTGGCGCTGGGCGTGAAAGGCTGTTGTTTCTCATCCTATGCAGTGAGAAATGGTGCTGAGCGTGGAGTAGGCTGCGTTGGGCGCCAATTATGCAGATtttctgcagaattctgcagaacTCAAAATTGGTCCAACTCAACTTTAACTTTTGATTTTAGATATTTCTAAACACTCAATTCAGCCCAGATCAAAGTGTTTCCACTATACAAACTTGTTCAAATCAATAGGgagtgaaattgagtgctagaaTTCTAAATTAAATGTCCACTATATAGCTTTTTCAACCTTGCAACTCAAGATTTGACTTTGACAACAAAAAGCACCTAAAGCATGCCTCAACTCAACAAACTAAACTTAAACAAGCAGCACCACACCAGAATACACATAAACAACTTGAATTGAGTCTATTCACAGCAAGACATCACAACACTCAAAATCCACCAATGTAACACAAACTTCATATCAAAAGCACACTTCCTAAACCACTAATTTGAACTAAGGACAATCAAACCaacttcaaacaatcaaaacaaaacaaaataagaaaaacacacaagagaagggatagaaaaatgggttgcctcccaacaagcacttgtttaacgtcacgagcctgacacCGTTATGCTCAAGGGTCAGAGAGATGGATAATTGTGGTGAGACGCTGAACCTTACCACCCAAGTAGTGTTTCAAACGTTGACCATTTACCACCCAGCTTCTTTCTGGATCCTCAGAGGAAGgatcaaccaattcaatggcTCCATGAGGTTTTACTTCCTTGATGGTGAAAGGTTGATAACgataatttttaccattatctgAGGTTCATTTAGAGACAAAATCAGTTCCCTTTAGCTTATTACTTGCTTaaatcctctcttttatttagttttagtaTCTATCTATATTTTGAGCTACATTACgtaaataatactttaatcTCTTGTTTTTGATCCATTTTGATGTTAGGAAGATCCTCCATTACATTGAAGAGCCTCGGTGACCCAGAGAAGCAAAGAAGACCAGCAAAAAGTGAAGGTTTTGGAAGCTGCGCTGGCGCTGAGCGATACTTTcccagcgctgagcgctagaGTTACAGAGAGCTTCCAGTGATtttagcgctgagcgccaggaatccaccgctgagcggtgacgttgctgatgtgtcaaaatgccTATTTATTCAAGTTGTCTCGAAGCATTTGGGGTCTTTGGTTCTTTGGAGGTGCGATTTCACTGCTGGAGCTCATGGAGGGCGCGAGGAGCTTGTGGGAACATatcctcctcttcctttgggtctccttcttcCTCCATCTTCCATGTTTGTAAGCTCTAGGGTTCTCCATGGAAGTGGAGAACCACACCCATCTTGTTAGGGTTAGCTGTAGCCTGTGAACTCTTGTgtatttattgaatgattttgaatatatatatatatatatatatatatatatatatatatatatatatatatatatatatatatatatatatatatatatatatNNNNNNNNNNNNNNNNNNNNNNNNNNNNNNNNNNNNNNNNNNNNNNNNNNNNNNNNNNNNNNNNNNNNNNNNNNNNNNNNNNNNNNNNNNNNNNNNNNNNNNNNNNNNNNNNNNNNNNNNNNNNNNNNNNNNNNNNNNNNNNNNNNNNNNNNNNNNNNNNNNNNNNNNNNNNNNNNNNNNNNNNNNNNNNNNNNNNNNNNNNNNNNNNNNNNNNNNNNNNNNNNNNNNNNNNNNNNNNNNNNNNNNNNNNNNNNNNNNNNNNNNNGTTTCATGGGTTATGGGGACGTAAGATGGAACCCGGAACTGAAACAAGAGTCCTTGTGGTTCATTGATTctagggatggaagatgattcacatgttgtcttagaTCCTAGTTCTTAATGCGGGTTTTGCTTGTTAaattttccaagggattggagtttgataggaaaacctaggctctttcacctaagggattatggctagagtgttttagtggattgactttagtaaattgatagaaaggagatgaaattggttatacacaagagtgaattggtgaaatctaaTCTTAACATTGACATTTCATTCCATTTCtagtcttttccatttctaagtgccttcaataccaaagtccaaccttgtaattacttgtgaatttatctttttgtaCATATTCTTGAATGAATGTTATGTTCTTGAGTCTTAATGAGTTGTTAATCACACAATTTtctagtattacgagtctcttgggaaaacgttacctggtcttaccagttttattacttgaacgatttggtacactttccaAAGTTCCATCAAGTTGAAAGGTCCAGACCACTTTGACTTCAACTTGCCTTGAAATATTTTGAATCTAGAATTGAAGAGAAGAACTTGTTGACCAGATTGAAAGTCTCTCTTGAGAAGCTTCTTGTCATGATACAACTTGACCTTTTCCTTGTAATTCTTGGAGTTGTCATAGGCTGTCAGTCTTATCTCTTCCAACTCTTGAAGTTGTAGCTTCCTCTTCTCGGCAGACAAGGTAGGATCAAAGTTTAGAAACTTCAAAGCCCAGTAAGCTTTATGTTTCATCTCCATTGGTAAATGACAAGCTTTACCATAGACTAGCTGAAATGGAGTCATTCCCACTGATGTCTTCAATGCAGTCCTGTAGGCCCATAAAGCATCATCCAACTTTGctgaccaatcttttcttgaagaAGAAACTGTTTTCTCAAGAATCCTCTTAATCTCTCNATTGGAAACCTCAGCTTGGCCGTTGGTCTGAGGATGGTATGGGGAAGCAACCTTGTGCCTCACTTCATAATGCTTTAGTAACTTTTCAAGCTGAGAGTTGCAGAAGTGAGATCCACCATCACTAATCAGAATTCTGGGCACCCCAAACCTTGAGAAAATATTCCTTTTTAGAAACTTGATGATAGTGTTGGCATCATTCTTTTGGCATGCTGCTGCCTCCACCCACTTGCTGACATANTCCACTGCAACCAGAATGTACTCATTATTATATGAAGAGGGTAGGGGACCAACAAAATCAATCCCCCAACAATCAAAGACCTCAACTTCAAGAATATTNTGcagtggcatctcatgccttCTTGAGATGGTACCGACTCTTTGGCACTTATCACAACTTTTTGCATGAGCATAAGCATCTTTGAAAATTGTAGGCCAATAGAATCCAGATTGCAAAACCTTGGCAGCTGTTCTTTCACCATTAAAGTGTCCACCATATGGCGAGTTATGACAATGCCATAAGATGCCTGCTGCTTCTTCTGTGGTAAGACAACGCCTCAACAAACCATCAGCACCTAATTTGTAGAGATAAGGATCATCCCAAACAAATTGTTTAGCATCACttaaaaatttcttcttttgttgccATGAAAGATCATCTGGGAGAATCCCTACAGCCTTGAAATTGGCTATGTCTGCAAACCAGGGCCTATGTTGCACCATCATCAAATTCTCATCACAAAACTCTTCACGAATTTCTCTCTCCTTAGTGGTAACTTCTTCATTAACAAGCCTGGAGAGATGGTCAGCAATGACATTTTCACTTCCTTTTTTATCCCGAATCTCTAAATCAAACTCTTGTAGCAGAAGAACCCATCTTATCAATCTTGGTTTAGAATCCGGTTTGGTCAGCAAGTACTTTATTGCAGCATGGTCCGTGTAAATGATTACTTTGGAACCAATGAGATAAGGTCTGAACTTTTCCAACGCATACATTATTGCTAGAAATTCTTTCTCAGTTGTGGCATAATTGAGTTGAGCTCCATTTAGAACTTTGCTGGCATAGTAAATGGCATGAAAGACCTTTACTCTTCTTTGACCAAGGACAACACCTATGGCATAATCACTGGCATCACACATCAATTCAAACTCTTGGTCCCAGTTTGGACCAATGATCACTGGTGCTGAGATTAGCTTATCCTTCAAAATTCTGAATGCATTTAAACACTCTTCATCCAACACAAAAGGTGTGTCCTTTACCAAAAGGCTGCATAATGGCTTAGCAATCTTGGAGAAGTCCTTgataaatcttctataaaaaccaGCATGCCCAAGAAAGCTGCTTATCCCTTTCACATTTGTCGGTGGAGGAAGTTTTTCAATGACATTCCAGCCTCAAGTAGCTTCAAGACTTCTTTTCTCACTTCTTCCTTCATCACAGGATTCAATCTTCTCTGAGGTTGAGCTACTAGCttgaaattctcctccatgaATATCTTGTGCATGCAATTTGAGGGGCTTATCCCTTTGAGATCAGATATTGTCCACCCAATAGCGCCCTTGCTTCTTCTGTGAAAGATAAAGAATTACTGATGATAACTGGTTTGCTAACACCCTCTTCTAGAAACACATACTTCAAATGAGGGGGTAACATTTTTAACTCAAGTTTGTCGTCTTTGACTTTCTCCTTGGCATTTAAATCTTCAATCTTCACTTCATGAGGAGGGATTTCCTTCAAAGTATCCAAGTTAGTCAAACATTCATCAATcagtttttcttcctcttcattgAGAGCCTCACAAGCATCAATAAGGGTCTTCTCTAGAGCGGATGAAATGTAAGCAACTTTCTCAGTGTTAGAGCATACTTCATCCAAAGCATCAAGTTGAAAACATGTTTCATCATCATTTGGATGGGACATAGCTTCAAAAACATTGAAGTCAACTTCTTCATTCTGCACTCTCACCTTGAGTTTCTCATTGTCAACATCAATTAGCACTATTGCGGTTTTCATGAAGGGTCTCCCAAGGATGAGAGGAACGTCAATATCCTCCTCCATTTCCATTATGACAAAATCCACCGGGAAGAGAGATTTGTCAACTTTGACTAACACGTCTTCCACCACTCCATGAGGGTATTTAGTGGACCTATCAGCTAGTTGGAGAGTCATACGAGTAGGCTTCAATTCCAACTCTCCAATCTTCTTGAACATAGAGAGAGACATTAAGTTGATGCTTGCTCCCAAATCTATCAAAGCCTTCCCAATAGCTAACGTCCCAATAGTGCATGGGATAGTAAAACTACTAGGGTCTTTAAACTTCGGTGGAAGAAGCTTTTGAATGATGGCACTACAATTTCCTTGAACTTCAATGGTTTCTGCTTCAATATAATTCCTCTTTTTGGTAAGAAGCTCCTTCATAAActtggtgatgaaggttgaaaaacagtgattttcatatgtcaatttggaccacattacaccctttactactcggaatgagcttagaatcaagcaaaactcaataaatgagtctggagagagtcaaaagttgtttttagcgattttatgcttattttgcattgttttgtagctaatttgagaaaagtaaagaatggagtaaAGATACacgtcgttgactcaagaaaaggaaagaaaggttgaagatcaaacggttgcagtgcaaaaaagtcaaccagaatgccaggaaagtcaaccagtcaaccagaaaaagtcaaccagtcaaccagaaaaagttgaccataccgccgggcggttgaccgtaccgccgggcggttctgtggcgattgccgccggacGGTGGTCCACtaggcctgggcctgttttctgatgcgctcctcgcCTATAAatcccctattacgaattcagagtcattcttttgacaggggaagacggccagacctaattttgctNNNNNNNNNNNNNNNNNNNNNNNNNNNNNNNNNNNNNNNNNNNNNNNNNNNNNNNNNNNNNNNNNNNNNNNNNNNNNNNNNNNNNNNNNNNNNNNNNNNNNNNNNNNNNNNNNNNNNNNNNNNNNNNNNNNNNNNNNNNNNNNNNNNNNNNNNNNNNNNNNNNNNNNNNNNNNNNNNNNNNNNNNNNNNNNNNNNNNNNNNNNNNNNNNNNNNNNNNNNNNNNNNNNNNNNNNNNNNNNNNNNNNNNNNNNNNNNNNNNNNNNNNNNNNNNNNNNNNNNNNNNNNNNNNNNNNNNNNNNNNNNNNNNNNNNNNNNNNNNNNNNNNNNNNNNNNNNNNNNNNNNNNNNNNNNNNNNNNNNNNNNNNNNNNNNNNNNNNNNNNNNNNNNNNNNNNNNNNNNNNNNNNNNNNNNNNNNNNNNNNNNNNNNNNNNNNNNNNNNNNNNNNNNNNNNNNNNNNNNNNNNNNNNNNNNNNNNNNNNNNNNNNNNNNNNNNNNNNNNNNNNNNNNNNNNNNNNNNNNNNNNNNNNNNNNNNNNNNNNNNNNNNNNNNNNNNNNNNNNNNNNNNNNNNNNNNNNNNNNNNNNNNNNNNNNNNNNNNNNNNNNNNNNNNNNNNNNNNNNNNNNNNttgcatgttaatatttttatcctcaaatccaatttattaaattttatttttcaagtcttattattttaattcacgcgaacgagaaagccatacgagtctcttgggaaaaacgatacttggtcttaccatttatattacttgtacgatttggtacacttgccaatccgtcaacactTGGCATAGGCCAACATTTGCTGTAATGCTTCCGAGAAGGGTATTTTGATCTCCAATtgcttgaagatctccataaaccGCCCATAttgcttctctttctcttttctagaGTAGATTTTTGGGTATGGGAGTAGTTTCTCaaattccttcttctttccctcaacttcctctctctttttttcttctcttacacactcatttttctcacttttctcctccacttttctctcctcttcctcttcctcattgtttttctctccactatcatcttctcttttctctcaactcTCTCTCTCCACTCcctcatttttctcttatttgtCCTCCCTCACTTTTTCAACTAACACCTTACCACTTCTAGTGGTGATAACTTTACACTCTTCCTTTGGGTTAGCTTCTGTATTGGCTCTAAAACCCTTGTCAGATTTCTCTTCCAACTTCTTGGCCAATTGGCCCATTTGGATCTCCAAGTTTTTGATGGAAGCTTCAGTGCTTTTATGATTAGAAATGGAGACTTGCATAAACAGTTGGAGAGTGTCTTCCAACTTAGAGGATCTTTCAGCACAAGCAGAGTGAGGTTGGTATTGTTGATGTGGTGGTATGTTTCATGGCCCAGCTTGCCCTTGGCCCATGCTAGGGTGGGGTCAccaaccttggttgtaattgTTTGGCCGGTTTTGATTACCCATGTAGTTTACATCTTCTTGGGTAATGCCTTGCTTCACACACTGGCCACTTACACACAATGCACATCCTTGATGTTGGGCATGTGACACATTTTGGTGCCCTTGTAACTGTGAGACTTTATTCATGAGGATTTCAAGTTGTTGGGTCATGAGTTTATTTTGGGCCAAGATGGCATCATGAGACTAGAGTTGTAGGACACCTCTTTGTTGCCCCTCTCATTATGTGATTCATTATCATTAGCAGCCATGTTTTCAATGAGCACCCGGGCTTCCTTAGGGGTCTTCCAACGGATGTTTCCTCCAgatgaggcatccaacatcaacttaGTTTGGGAACCCAGTCCTGTCAAGAACACGTTCAAGACTGTGGGCTCATCAAACCCATGAGTGGGTGTTTTCCTTAGTAgccctttgaatctttcccaagctTGACCTAGTGTCTAACTAAAACCCTGCTGGAAAGATGAAATCTCTTGCTTCCCTTTTGTTACTTTGGATTGAGGGAAGTATTTGTTGCAAAACTTTGCCACTACATCATCCCATGAAGTGAGACTATTTTCTGGAAATGAAGTGAGCCACTCCTTGGCGTTGCCTTCGAGAGAGAATGAGAATAGACTGAGTCTTATGAAGTCATCAGGAACATCTTGGagcttcactgtattgcatatctCCAAGAAACAGGTGATGTGTTTGAATGGATCTTCATGTGCCAGGCCATGAAATTGCTTGCTCTGCACCAGATGAATGAGAGCAGGCTTCACCTCCATGTTTGGTGCATTGATTTGTGGTCGAGCAATACTATTGAAATGAAACGACCCTGAGAAGGTATTGAAATCCTCCAGAGTGCGTCTATCTTGCCCATCACCAACACCATTCCCATTTTCAGCCATTTGTTCCACTTCCTGCTCAGCTACAGGCACAATGAGTTGCTCAGGAGTCACAGGAACTGGACAAGTTTCTCTAGATGCCcgattctctcttctttttctactGTTGTTTCTCCGGGCAGTCTTCTCAACTTCAAGATCTAAGAGGAGAGGTTCAGAAGATAGTGTGCTCCTAGTACGGATTATGCCCT
This genomic interval from Vigna radiata var. radiata cultivar VC1973A chromosome 8, Vradiata_ver6, whole genome shotgun sequence contains the following:
- the LOC106770440 gene encoding uncharacterized protein LOC106770440, with protein sequence MKELLTKKRNYIEAETIEVQGNCSAIIQKLLPPKFKDPSSFTIPCTIGTLAIGKALIDLGASINLMSLSMFKKIGELELKPTRMTLQLADRSTKYPHGVVEDVLVKVDKSLFPVDFVIMEMEEDIDVPLILGRPFMKTAIVLIDVDNEKLKVRVQNEEVDFNVFEAMSHPNDDETCFQLDALDEVCSNTEKVAYISSALEKTLIDACEALNEEEEKLIDECLTNLDTLKEIPPHEVKIEDLNAKEKVKDDKLELKMLPPHLKYVFLEEGVSKPVIISNSLSFTEEARALLGGQYLISKG